One segment of Candidatus Glassbacteria bacterium DNA contains the following:
- a CDS encoding M48 family metalloprotease has translation MMAMMIKRVWATLFAAAVMMFAGGGCSAIQNLNMYSTREEVQLGNALDKEIRKQQEMLDDARLDSFVTTRGRALIEHSRRRDIRYFFTVVNDETVNAFAIPGGYCYINLGLFRKSKTEAELISVISHEVNHVVHQHSMKRLTQMNIVGGITEIVVGDRGATANLVANLLTTGGLLYYGREAEREADYDGLVTMYEAGYDPNGMVEMFKMLKAGRESEPSIWANLFSTHPMTDERIEYARRLIGQLPGKEGLIWNSPEWDGIVSYLNEKYPAPEKEND, from the coding sequence ATGATGGCAATGATGATAAAAAGAGTGTGGGCAACGCTTTTCGCTGCTGCAGTCATGATGTTTGCGGGTGGAGGCTGCAGTGCGATCCAGAATCTCAACATGTATTCCACCCGCGAGGAAGTTCAGCTCGGCAACGCATTGGACAAGGAAATCCGCAAGCAGCAGGAGATGCTGGACGACGCCCGGCTGGACTCGTTTGTCACCACGCGCGGCCGGGCGCTGATCGAACACTCAAGGCGCAGGGACATCCGGTATTTTTTCACGGTGGTAAATGACGAGACGGTCAACGCTTTCGCCATCCCAGGCGGGTATTGTTATATAAACCTCGGTTTGTTCCGTAAAAGCAAAACAGAGGCGGAGCTGATCAGCGTGATCAGCCACGAGGTCAACCATGTGGTGCACCAGCACAGCATGAAACGCCTGACCCAGATGAATATTGTAGGCGGAATAACCGAAATTGTCGTGGGTGATAGAGGAGCAACGGCGAACCTGGTGGCCAACCTGCTTACCACTGGCGGGCTGCTCTACTACGGCCGCGAGGCCGAACGCGAGGCCGACTACGACGGGCTGGTGACGATGTACGAGGCCGGTTACGACCCGAACGGGATGGTCGAGATGTTCAAGATGCTCAAGGCCGGGCGGGAATCGGAACCATCGATATGGGCGAACCTGTTCAGCACCCACCCGATGACCGATGAGCGGATCGAATACGCCCGGCGGTTGATCGGGCAGCTGCCAGGCAAAGAGGGGCTGATCTGGAACAGCCCGGAATGGGACGGGATTGTCAGCTACCTGAACGAAAAATATCCTGCCCCGGAAAAGGAAAACGATTAA
- a CDS encoding class I SAM-dependent methyltransferase — MPRQDRYEGLAPYYDIFIDWPKRLALEIPFIIETLAGNPTGKSCLDIGCATGRHLQRLAAEGLCPEGMEPSPHLRKLALRNLPETPVHEAGMENLLEVAERHGPWDVVTCLGNTLPHLEPPLREPFFRGLFLALKPGGSAVIHLLGYDRIMRDRPDGLLEKNAERDGHSYSFYREYSYTGDGIVFSLRVVVDGAEVASQREMLHPLTGDELLKLCSRAGLKTVALYNGFNRTKAYTADSANLVGVISR; from the coding sequence ATGCCCCGGCAGGACAGATACGAAGGCCTGGCACCCTATTACGATATCTTTATCGACTGGCCGAAGCGGCTGGCGCTTGAAATACCGTTTATCATCGAAACACTGGCGGGTAATCCGACCGGGAAAAGCTGCCTGGATATCGGCTGCGCAACTGGCAGGCATCTTCAGCGGCTGGCGGCCGAGGGACTCTGTCCCGAGGGCATGGAACCCTCTCCCCACCTTCGCAAGCTGGCGCTGCGCAACCTGCCGGAAACACCGGTCCACGAAGCCGGCATGGAAAACCTGCTCGAAGTGGCGGAACGTCACGGCCCCTGGGACGTGGTCACCTGCCTGGGCAATACCCTGCCCCACCTGGAACCGCCGCTCAGGGAACCGTTTTTCAGGGGCCTCTTCCTGGCTCTGAAACCGGGCGGAAGCGCGGTGATCCACCTGCTGGGGTACGACAGGATCATGCGCGACAGACCGGACGGCCTGCTGGAGAAAAACGCTGAACGAGATGGCCACAGTTACAGCTTTTACCGGGAGTACTCCTATACCGGCGATGGGATTGTTTTTTCACTGCGGGTTGTTGTCGATGGCGCCGAGGTGGCGTCGCAGCGGGAAATGCTCCATCCGCTGACCGGGGATGAACTGCTAAAGCTCTGTAGCAGGGCGGGCCTGAAAACCGTCGCCCTCTATAACGGCTTCAACAGGACCAAAGCCTACACTGCCGACAGCGCCAATCTGGTAGGTGTTATCAGCAGGTAA
- a CDS encoding HDOD domain-containing protein, with the protein MYTLEELIDLLLKVKQLPTLNPVMVMVVKMLNEEEPDVHRISKVLSDDPSMTGMLLKVANSAMYGGRCKIATVQDSVVRLGLKEVRKLVVDISVVNYVAKMPKGRLDPIEYWEHSIAVAICMEEIHQLTRVLDTNGPQSHVVGLLHDIGRLICATHLQEAYRSLPDDPEELGGNDDIVELERESLGIDHSQIGAAVLEHWGIPLKIVNCIRYHHEPDVCPKEQRKETWLLTLSDSICRMMKIGCAGEGALKEIDQELWEKLELSPAIQDEIMKKIRARIKKSEVLLHISGMKR; encoded by the coding sequence ATGTATACCCTCGAGGAACTGATAGACCTCCTGTTGAAGGTCAAGCAGCTGCCGACGCTCAATCCGGTGATGGTCATGGTTGTCAAGATGCTCAACGAGGAAGAGCCGGACGTGCACCGGATCAGCAAGGTGCTGTCCGACGATCCGTCAATGACCGGCATGCTGCTGAAAGTAGCCAACTCCGCGATGTATGGAGGCCGATGTAAAATAGCCACGGTCCAGGATTCGGTGGTCAGGCTGGGGTTAAAGGAAGTCCGCAAACTGGTGGTTGATATTTCGGTTGTCAACTATGTGGCCAAGATGCCGAAGGGCCGGCTGGATCCGATCGAGTACTGGGAGCACTCGATCGCCGTGGCAATCTGCATGGAAGAGATCCACCAGCTGACCCGCGTGCTCGATACAAACGGTCCCCAGAGCCACGTGGTCGGACTGTTGCACGATATCGGCCGGCTGATCTGCGCCACCCATCTCCAGGAAGCCTACCGCAGTCTGCCAGATGATCCTGAGGAATTGGGCGGCAACGATGACATTGTCGAACTCGAACGCGAATCCCTGGGTATCGACCATTCGCAGATCGGTGCGGCCGTGCTGGAGCATTGGGGCATCCCGCTGAAGATTGTCAACTGCATCCGTTACCATCATGAGCCGGATGTCTGCCCTAAAGAGCAACGCAAGGAAACATGGCTGCTCACTCTCTCCGATTCGATCTGCAGGATGATGAAAATCGGCTGCGCGGGTGAAGGGGCGCTGAAGGAAATCGATCAGGAATTGTGGGAAAAACTTGAATTAAGCCCTGCTATCCAGGACGAGATCATGAAAAAGATCAGAGCTCGAATCAAAAAAAGCGAGGTTCTACTGCATATCAGCGGCATGAAGAGATAA
- a CDS encoding MFS transporter → MDFVCAFMIGGVAVFALELGAGPVHLGTIGATGAALYIVCSILAGKLSDRFSRKRSLLLYCLLSLGASLLFTRAGSLVELYLYYGLFHVAIGLYWPTLQSLLADSRHGRNLSRTLSNFCLSWSLGFTVGHYTCGKLTEFDTILPFTWCVYLSLVIFALGFTLSEEEGGEKSASRDFLERPGVSSRLWSRFLVCGWIANFTLVFTLGAAKMLFPKLALDVDHLDRTELGIMLALIHGGQFAMFWLVKYWHSWQYNRRTYLLTQLLALPGAGLLAFSNSVAGYAAGMLLIGITAGFTYSSSIYYSTSRPPESANRTGIHEAFIGMGILFGPLAGGLVADIWNLHSPYVLALLLIAVSLALQAWLLLRSPQAGGVPDKPLV, encoded by the coding sequence ATGGACTTCGTCTGCGCTTTCATGATCGGTGGCGTGGCGGTTTTTGCCCTTGAGTTGGGCGCGGGACCGGTGCACCTGGGCACGATCGGCGCAACCGGTGCGGCGCTCTATATCGTTTGCAGCATTTTGGCGGGTAAGCTCAGCGACAGGTTCAGCCGCAAACGCAGCCTGCTGCTGTACTGCCTGCTCAGTCTTGGCGCCAGCCTATTGTTCACCCGCGCCGGCAGTCTGGTCGAACTGTATCTTTATTACGGCCTGTTCCACGTGGCCATCGGTTTGTACTGGCCTACCCTTCAATCCCTGCTGGCCGACAGCCGTCACGGGCGGAACCTGAGCAGGACGCTGAGCAATTTCTGTCTCTCTTGGAGCCTGGGCTTCACGGTGGGTCATTATACCTGCGGCAAGCTGACCGAGTTCGACACCATCCTGCCGTTCACCTGGTGCGTATACCTCTCCCTGGTCATCTTCGCCCTGGGATTCACGCTCTCCGAGGAGGAGGGCGGGGAGAAATCGGCCAGCCGCGATTTCCTCGAACGTCCCGGCGTATCCAGCCGCCTGTGGAGCAGGTTCCTGGTCTGCGGTTGGATCGCCAATTTCACGCTGGTATTCACCCTCGGCGCGGCCAAGATGCTGTTTCCCAAGCTCGCCCTCGATGTCGACCACCTGGACCGGACCGAGCTGGGTATCATGCTGGCGCTGATCCACGGAGGCCAGTTCGCGATGTTCTGGCTGGTAAAATACTGGCACAGCTGGCAATACAACCGCAGAACGTATCTGCTTACCCAGTTGCTGGCACTGCCGGGCGCCGGACTGCTGGCCTTCTCGAACAGTGTGGCCGGCTATGCTGCGGGAATGCTGCTGATTGGTATTACCGCGGGCTTTACGTACTCGTCAAGCATTTACTACAGCACCAGCCGCCCGCCGGAATCAGCTAACCGGACCGGTATCCACGAAGCGTTTATCGGGATGGGGATTCTGTTCGGTCCGCTTGCCGGCGGACTGGTGGCCGATATCTGGAACCTTCACAGCCCCTACGTCCTGGCGCTGCTGCTGATCGCCGTATCCCTTGCACTCCAGGCCTGGCTGCTGCTGCGTAGCCCGCAGGCCGGCGGAGTTCCGGACAAGCCACTCGTTTGA
- a CDS encoding NADH:flavin oxidoreductase, with product MPEATITSLDSAYQPFESERLKLPGRLVRAPVWSGTADEQGFVTDRTIEFYTRLAGKGLGLIETGFSFVSENSRAVPRMLGISNDDFIPGLTELVEAVHKEGDKIALQIAHCGLNADASYDPDGLIYGPSLIALNGSTQSEKSGRLHKGNAHIMRSLTRWQIDQIIDEFIEAAERAEEAGFDAVELHGAHHYLISEFLSPTFNKRTDIFGGGSRQRSRFAVDIVRGVREAMPELPILFRLNCEDFTPGGITLEDTRTTAEMLVEAGVDIISVSGNDPTRTRIVTRAKEAYFREQARVIRQACGKPVIVTGGIRSPEGVNEILENEFADLVGIGRPLIRTPDLPARWREGNFEPYECISCNSCMRSGMEYSVSCVRMGEEELEEEEI from the coding sequence ATGCCGGAAGCCACAATTACATCGTTGGACAGCGCCTATCAACCGTTCGAAAGCGAGCGCCTTAAACTGCCGGGCAGGCTTGTCAGGGCTCCGGTCTGGTCCGGTACGGCCGATGAGCAAGGATTTGTGACCGACAGGACTATCGAGTTCTACACCAGGCTGGCCGGCAAGGGCCTGGGGCTGATTGAGACCGGCTTCAGCTTTGTCAGCGAAAACAGCAGGGCCGTACCCAGGATGCTTGGCATATCAAATGATGATTTCATTCCGGGGCTTACCGAGCTGGTGGAGGCGGTCCACAAAGAGGGCGACAAGATAGCGCTGCAGATTGCCCATTGCGGTCTCAACGCTGACGCCTCCTACGATCCCGACGGGTTGATTTACGGCCCGAGCCTGATCGCGCTCAACGGCAGCACGCAGTCCGAGAAATCCGGCAGGCTGCACAAGGGCAACGCCCACATCATGCGCTCGCTCACGCGCTGGCAGATAGATCAGATTATCGACGAGTTTATCGAGGCGGCCGAGCGGGCCGAGGAAGCCGGGTTTGATGCTGTCGAGCTCCACGGCGCACACCACTACCTGATCAGCGAGTTCCTCAGTCCGACATTCAACAAGCGGACCGACATTTTCGGCGGAGGCTCCCGTCAGCGCTCGCGATTCGCTGTCGATATAGTCCGCGGTGTCCGCGAGGCCATGCCGGAGCTGCCGATTCTTTTCCGGCTGAACTGCGAGGATTTCACTCCCGGCGGCATAACACTGGAAGATACCCGGACGACAGCGGAAATGCTGGTGGAAGCGGGCGTGGACATCATAAGTGTCAGCGGCAACGACCCGACCCGCACCAGGATTGTCACGCGGGCGAAGGAAGCCTATTTCCGCGAGCAGGCGCGCGTTATCCGCCAGGCATGCGGCAAGCCGGTGATTGTCACCGGCGGTATCCGTTCACCCGAGGGTGTCAACGAGATCCTGGAGAACGAATTCGCCGACCTGGTCGGTATCGGCCGTCCGCTGATCCGCACTCCCGATCTGCCTGCGCGCTGGCGCGAGGGCAATTTCGAGCCGTACGAGTGCATTTCGTGCAACAGCTGCATGCGTTCCGGTATGGAGTACAGTGTCAGTTGTGTCAGGATGGGTGAGGAAGAGTTGGAAGAAGAGGAGATTTGA
- a CDS encoding aldo/keto reductase — protein sequence MQYLEYGNTGLNVSRLAFGGMRFEEPRNTQRMAEIVIAAREAGINYFDTAPGYCADQSEIIMGAAVSQMRGMPGEFYLSSKTSKSDPEGVRSDLGCSLERLKTDRIDFYHCWYLLTLDGWEARKAGGAVDELLKAREEGLVRHLVISTHLAGDEIGTVIDEDIFEGVTLGYNASNFAYRRAGIEAAGRAGIGVVVMNPLGGGVITDNPDTFGYIRSRPEESILEAALNFLWAHDEITAALVGFRNTDDVATAAAAWKKFDGAVQPDLARMERQADESFNALCTGCRYCRDCPEGIPVYKYMEAYNHMMLKGGEGLHDRLKWHFGIHDLKELELCTKCGNCEQACTQHLPILQRFEEMKEVYANPA from the coding sequence ATGCAGTATCTGGAGTATGGAAACACCGGCCTGAATGTCAGTAGGCTTGCATTCGGCGGGATGCGGTTCGAGGAGCCGCGCAACACCCAGCGGATGGCGGAAATCGTGATTGCCGCGCGCGAGGCGGGAATCAACTATTTCGACACTGCCCCCGGCTACTGCGCCGATCAGAGCGAAATAATCATGGGGGCCGCGGTCAGTCAGATGCGAGGCATGCCGGGCGAATTTTACCTGTCCAGCAAAACCAGCAAGTCCGATCCGGAGGGCGTGCGCAGCGACCTGGGGTGCAGCCTGGAGAGGCTCAAAACCGACCGGATCGATTTCTACCACTGCTGGTACCTGCTTACGCTCGACGGATGGGAAGCCCGTAAGGCCGGCGGGGCGGTGGATGAATTGCTTAAAGCTCGCGAGGAGGGCCTTGTGCGGCACCTGGTAATCAGCACGCACCTGGCGGGTGATGAGATCGGCACCGTGATCGACGAGGACATATTCGAGGGTGTAACGCTGGGCTACAACGCGTCAAACTTCGCTTACCGCCGCGCCGGAATCGAGGCGGCCGGGAGAGCCGGAATTGGCGTGGTGGTGATGAATCCCCTGGGCGGAGGCGTGATTACGGATAACCCGGACACGTTCGGTTATATCCGCTCCCGGCCCGAGGAGTCCATCCTGGAGGCGGCGCTGAATTTCCTCTGGGCCCACGATGAGATCACGGCCGCGCTGGTGGGCTTCCGCAACACTGATGATGTCGCCACGGCGGCCGCTGCGTGGAAGAAATTCGACGGTGCCGTGCAACCGGATCTGGCGCGGATGGAACGGCAGGCGGATGAATCGTTCAACGCTCTCTGCACCGGCTGCCGCTACTGCCGCGATTGCCCGGAGGGTATCCCGGTCTACAAGTACATGGAAGCCTACAACCATATGATGCTCAAGGGCGGCGAGGGCCTTCACGACCGGCTCAAGTGGCATTTCGGGATTCACGATCTGAAGGAGCTGGAACTCTGCACAAAATGCGGCAACTGCGAGCAGGCCTGCACCCAGCACCTGCCGATCCTGCAAAGATTCGAGGAAATGAAGGAAGTCTACGCTAACCCCGCCTGA
- a CDS encoding UDP-N-acetylglucosamine--N-acetylmuramyl-(pentapeptide) pyrophosphoryl-undecaprenol N-acetylglucosamine transferase yields MKFVLTGGGTGGHVYPALAIADSLKTRYNDAKFLYIGVRGRAEEKIVPELGYPIRFVASAGVTGGWRGKATAAAKIALGLVQALAILIRFRPDAVIGTGGYASVPAVLAAAVLRRTGLLKTKIFIHEQNYAPGRWNRMISRRADRVWTSFVDSEKFLPGATVEFTGYPVRAEIVPGDKTEARRKLDLPLEARVLIVFGGSQGARSINHALVAALPDLLSDRNLVILHGTGAQKTREYDAPADTARRIAELGLGPDELERYRPFEYFSEIQTCYSAADLCICRGGAGTLNELLTCGMPAIVIPKSSLAGEHQAVNALALAKAGAAEVLFERPVIENGRTRAHVDSGVLAELVTGMLADSARLEKISRAAYEMRVIVDSSVFPRSIASVIDGEGAPVMADTRAQPAWGNLEAVRLASLSPSGVLAHARRTLAGRDSTQLEHHPNISLLRYLADIYLVASRWQVRNIGIKLVGITCYCERRGLLMTLAGDRNPAPLLKRLFCRDYSQVGFIRRNAITVLAGIGVWDAEFEQLLARCLQEDPYYEVRVEAAKAIIRLKQHIKGSNLLTGSLLRNLNHSSLEVVWCCIEALGVTGGADDLSGHAQRFSLHPNWRIRQSLLTATEHLLQRGIITAGDPLIERIEQLIPTCTDFTPSFPLKRSLNRIKQLKQLEGGGKVEP; encoded by the coding sequence GTGAAATTCGTCCTGACCGGCGGCGGAACCGGTGGCCATGTTTACCCCGCACTGGCCATTGCCGATTCCCTCAAAACCCGGTACAATGATGCGAAGTTCCTGTATATCGGTGTGCGCGGACGGGCCGAGGAGAAAATTGTCCCCGAACTCGGCTACCCGATCCGGTTCGTGGCCAGCGCGGGTGTGACCGGAGGTTGGCGCGGCAAAGCGACTGCCGCTGCTAAAATCGCTCTCGGCTTGGTTCAGGCGCTTGCCATCCTGATCCGCTTCCGGCCTGATGCCGTTATCGGCACGGGCGGTTATGCCAGCGTACCCGCGGTCCTCGCCGCCGCGGTTCTGCGCAGAACCGGCCTGCTTAAAACAAAAATCTTCATCCACGAGCAGAACTACGCGCCGGGGCGCTGGAACCGGATGATCAGCCGCCGCGCCGACCGGGTCTGGACCTCGTTTGTCGACTCGGAGAAATTCCTGCCCGGGGCGACCGTGGAGTTCACCGGCTACCCGGTACGGGCTGAAATCGTACCGGGAGACAAGACCGAGGCCCGCCGCAAGCTCGACCTCCCCCTCGAGGCGCGCGTGCTGATAGTGTTCGGCGGCTCCCAGGGGGCGCGCTCGATCAACCACGCGCTGGTGGCGGCTCTTCCCGACCTGCTCAGCGACAGGAACCTCGTGATCCTGCATGGAACCGGGGCGCAGAAAACGCGGGAATACGACGCCCCTGCCGACACTGCCCGCCGGATAGCCGAGCTTGGGCTGGGGCCTGACGAGCTGGAACGCTACCGGCCATTCGAGTATTTCAGCGAAATCCAGACCTGCTACTCAGCCGCCGATCTGTGTATCTGCAGAGGGGGCGCCGGTACGCTCAACGAGCTGCTGACCTGCGGCATGCCGGCTATCGTCATCCCCAAAAGCAGTCTGGCCGGCGAGCACCAGGCGGTCAACGCGCTGGCCCTGGCTAAAGCCGGTGCGGCCGAGGTCCTCTTCGAACGGCCGGTAATCGAAAACGGCAGGACGAGAGCCCATGTCGATTCAGGAGTTCTCGCGGAACTGGTGACCGGTATGCTGGCCGACAGCGCCCGCCTGGAAAAGATCAGCCGTGCGGCCTACGAGATGCGCGTGATCGTGGACTCTTCGGTCTTTCCCCGCTCGATTGCAAGCGTTATCGATGGCGAGGGAGCGCCCGTGATGGCCGATACCCGCGCCCAGCCTGCCTGGGGCAACCTGGAAGCGGTCAGGCTGGCCAGCCTTTCCCCGTCAGGAGTACTGGCCCACGCGCGCAGGACCCTTGCCGGGCGTGACAGCACCCAGCTGGAGCACCACCCCAATATCTCGCTCCTGCGTTATCTGGCCGATATTTACCTTGTCGCCAGTCGCTGGCAGGTGAGAAATATCGGGATCAAGCTCGTCGGGATTACATGCTACTGCGAACGGCGTGGACTGCTGATGACCCTGGCCGGCGACCGCAACCCAGCTCCGCTGCTAAAAAGACTTTTTTGCAGAGACTACAGCCAGGTCGGTTTTATCCGTCGCAACGCGATCACCGTGCTGGCCGGAATCGGCGTCTGGGACGCGGAGTTTGAGCAACTGCTGGCGCGCTGCCTGCAGGAAGACCCTTACTACGAGGTCCGGGTGGAAGCGGCCAAAGCGATCATCCGCTTAAAGCAGCACATTAAGGGCAGCAACTTATTAACAGGAAGCCTGTTGAGGAATCTCAATCACTCGTCACTTGAAGTTGTTTGGTGCTGTATTGAGGCCCTGGGAGTAACCGGCGGCGCTGACGATCTGTCCGGTCACGCGCAGCGCTTTTCCCTGCACCCCAACTGGCGGATCCGTCAGTCCCTGCTGACAGCGACGGAGCATCTTCTGCAGCGGGGAATTATCACGGCCGGCGACCCGCTGATCGAGCGTATCGAGCAACTGATCCCTACCTGCACCGATTTCACACCCAGTTTTCCGCTCAAGCGTTCGCTGAACAGGATCAAACAGTTGAAGCAGCTCGAGGGCGGCGGGAAGGTTGAGCCATGA
- a CDS encoding phospho-N-acetylmuramoyl-pentapeptide-transferase, with translation MIYYLCKYVLESVPGLEWTRLASYISIRSIVAAITAFGLILLLGNRTIRHLYLRGARDTILDYGFTDPESKRGTPTMGGVLIIGAVLAAIMLWSDPANPFVQWVVAAMVWFGAIGFCDDYLKVRHLDSRRGMSQTTKLLLQAVFGLAFMLVYISPEASPLEAGRIKLLQGLEGVTAADYKSWLQLPFVKEPLIDLGWLYVPFGIFVILAIANSVNFADGLDGLAIVPASLTAGVYALFAYIIGNSIYSRTLLFTHIVGSGELSIILAALVGAGLGFLWFNTFPAQVFMGDTGSMALGGILSVVAIMLKQEFLFLLAGGIFVAEGASVLIQEKIGIRLLGRRIFHRAPIHHNYQHFGLAETKVVVRFWIVGIILTLVSIATIKIR, from the coding sequence ATGATCTACTACCTGTGCAAATACGTGCTGGAGTCCGTGCCGGGGCTGGAGTGGACCAGGCTGGCAAGCTATATTTCCATACGCTCGATTGTGGCGGCGATCACCGCTTTCGGCCTGATCCTGCTGCTGGGCAACCGGACGATCCGCCACCTCTACCTTCGCGGGGCCAGAGACACTATTTTAGACTACGGGTTCACGGACCCCGAGAGCAAGCGCGGTACACCTACGATGGGCGGTGTGCTGATTATCGGGGCCGTGCTGGCGGCGATCATGCTCTGGAGCGACCCGGCCAACCCGTTCGTCCAGTGGGTCGTGGCCGCGATGGTCTGGTTCGGGGCTATCGGTTTTTGCGACGACTACCTCAAGGTCCGCCACCTTGACAGCCGGAGGGGCATGAGCCAGACAACCAAGCTGCTGCTCCAGGCCGTGTTCGGGCTGGCTTTCATGCTGGTCTACATCTCGCCCGAAGCCAGCCCGCTCGAGGCCGGGCGGATCAAACTGCTGCAGGGACTGGAGGGAGTGACCGCGGCGGATTACAAGTCCTGGCTGCAGCTGCCGTTTGTCAAGGAGCCTTTGATCGACCTGGGCTGGCTGTATGTCCCGTTCGGTATATTTGTGATCCTGGCAATCGCCAACTCGGTGAATTTCGCCGACGGCCTGGACGGCCTGGCGATCGTGCCCGCTTCGCTTACCGCCGGGGTCTACGCCCTGTTCGCCTATATTATCGGCAACTCGATCTACTCCCGCACCCTGCTGTTTACCCACATTGTCGGCAGCGGAGAGCTCTCGATTATCCTGGCCGCGCTTGTCGGCGCCGGTCTGGGGTTCCTGTGGTTCAACACGTTTCCCGCCCAGGTGTTCATGGGCGATACAGGTTCGATGGCGCTGGGCGGAATCCTCAGCGTGGTGGCGATCATGCTCAAGCAGGAGTTCCTGTTCCTGCTGGCCGGCGGAATCTTCGTGGCCGAGGGCGCCAGCGTGCTGATCCAGGAGAAGATCGGGATCAGGCTGCTGGGCCGCCGCATTTTCCACCGCGCCCCGATCCATCACAACTACCAGCATTTCGGCCTGGCGGAAACCAAAGTGGTGGTCCGGTTCTGGATAGTCGGGATCATCCTGACCCTGGTCAGTATCGCCACGATCAAGATCAGATAA
- a CDS encoding oligosaccharide flippase family protein, with translation MAAASIRSLLKETAIYGISGVIGRSMGLLLLPVLSNLLPPEQFGHYKLTYVLIGLLQLVLMFGMGNSLVRYLIDTDDEPRMFSSHFWPLIVVSTAGCAALSAFAPQVAAAYFSEPIPGDALLIRLAAAVVWLETVNILPYSLLRAKQRPFAYAGALLLSVVVYGALVVYFLGVRDSGMTGVLAANAIGSGVVSLLFIPLLLRYLRPVFDRKLFRLYLAFGFPIIFSSLGKSLLDLADRWILDRLMGAKTVAYYSVGYQIAAVANLAVASFTLAWKPYLVRAAKADDAPVTFSRIMTMTVAVLAALFLAVSLLADNLVALEFGGYHLIDPGYWAGLVVIPVVMISYVFYGIYINLTVGCDLTGRTRYYAWTTVIAATFNVAANFILIPRLGMMGAAWATLAAYVMLAGLLFLFTRGFYPVPYRWGRMALIVLAAALLYALCGRVETRITNEWLEIALELSIICAFCLVLASRGLLGMSLTRNRKG, from the coding sequence ATGGCCGCTGCCTCGATACGCTCACTGCTCAAGGAAACCGCAATCTACGGGATCAGCGGCGTTATCGGCCGCAGTATGGGCCTGCTCCTGCTGCCGGTGCTCAGCAACCTGCTCCCCCCCGAACAGTTCGGCCATTACAAGCTGACCTATGTCCTGATCGGCCTGCTCCAGTTGGTGCTGATGTTCGGGATGGGCAATTCGCTGGTGCGCTACCTGATTGACACCGATGACGAGCCGCGGATGTTCAGCTCCCATTTCTGGCCGCTGATCGTGGTCAGCACAGCCGGTTGCGCGGCATTGTCCGCATTCGCCCCGCAGGTCGCAGCGGCCTATTTCTCCGAACCGATTCCGGGCGATGCGCTGCTGATCCGGCTGGCCGCGGCGGTGGTGTGGCTGGAGACTGTCAATATCCTGCCCTACAGCCTGCTCAGAGCCAAACAGAGGCCGTTCGCTTATGCCGGTGCGCTGCTGCTGTCAGTGGTGGTCTACGGCGCCCTGGTGGTGTACTTTCTCGGTGTGCGGGATTCGGGCATGACCGGCGTACTGGCGGCCAACGCGATCGGCAGCGGCGTGGTAAGTTTACTGTTTATCCCCCTGCTCCTGCGCTACCTTCGTCCCGTATTCGACCGCAAGCTGTTCCGGCTCTATTTAGCTTTCGGTTTCCCGATTATTTTCAGCAGCCTGGGCAAGTCCCTGCTTGACCTGGCAGATCGCTGGATCCTGGACCGCCTGATGGGAGCTAAAACAGTCGCTTATTACAGCGTGGGCTACCAGATCGCCGCGGTGGCCAACCTGGCGGTGGCCTCGTTTACCCTGGCCTGGAAACCGTACCTGGTGCGCGCGGCCAAAGCGGACGATGCGCCGGTTACGTTCTCCCGGATCATGACCATGACTGTCGCGGTGCTGGCGGCCCTGTTCCTGGCTGTCAGCCTGCTGGCCGACAACCTGGTGGCGCTCGAATTCGGCGGCTACCATCTGATCGACCCCGGCTACTGGGCGGGGCTGGTGGTAATTCCCGTGGTGATGATCAGTTACGTGTTCTACGGGATCTATATCAACCTCACGGTCGGCTGTGACCTGACAGGACGCACGCGTTATTACGCCTGGACAACCGTTATCGCCGCCACGTTTAATGTGGCCGCCAATTTCATCCTGATCCCGCGCCTGGGCATGATGGGCGCGGCCTGGGCCACCCTGGCCGCCTATGTCATGCTGGCGGGCCTGCTGTTCCTGTTTACGCGTGGATTCTATCCGGTCCCCTACCGGTGGGGCAGGATGGCGCTGATCGTTTTGGCCGCGGCCCTGCTCTATGCTCTCTGCGGGCGGGTGGAGACACGGATTACCAACGAATGGCTGGAAATCGCATTGGAACTGTCGATTATCTGTGCTTTCTGCCTGGTTCTTGCTTCTCGCGGCCTGCTGGGTATGAGTTTAACGCGCAACCGGAAAGGATAA